CTTTTGTATAAGCACTGTTTATTTACCATCTCCGGTAGTATTCGATCAACTTAAACGTGTCACAGCTAATATTACTAATGTTTTACAACACAAAATACCGCAGAATTCATTGCTTCTAATGGcaggtgattttaattttcctaAATTGACATGGAATAAGGACCCTAACACTAATTCTTTTCTCCCATTTGGAAACAATTCATCAGAGGAAGACCTATTTGTAGATACTCTCACATTCAATAATTTGCACCAGTTAAATCCAGTGACGAATATATCAAAAGACCGTTCATTAGACTTGATTTTCTCTAATGAACTGGATGTTTTTCAAGTAACTGAACACCCTGTACCTTTAGTTCCAattgatagtcatcatccaaCTTTATGCATTAAAATGAAGTCTTCATTGCATAAACGAGTAGCCTTTAATAGAACCCCTTTTCTTAATTTCTTCAAGGCTAACTATCCTAGCATCAAAGATGAATTGAATAAGATTGTCTGGTTTGAGCATTTAAAGCCCCATGATTCTGTAGATGATTTGGTTGATAAGTTTTACGAACTAATTATGCCTATAATTCACGCTCATACGCCTATTGGGACtactaaagataaaaaatttcCTTGTTGGTTTAGCAGGTCACTAATCAAAACTCTCAAAGAGAAGGCCAAATTTCACAAGAGATTCAAAAAATATGGTAATCCCAGGGATCAGTTTACGTATAAATTACTGCGTAATAGGTGTGATAAAATGATTGATGACTGTCTCACAAAGTTTAAGTCTCAAGCTAAAACGGATATTAAGAATGACCCTAAATATTTCTGGACTTATATCAAATCTTTAAGAACTAATAGTGTTAATATACCTGACGAAATGTATTTAGAGAATCAAAAAGCTCAGGGTGGACAACAGATTAGTGATCTTTTTTCTGATTTCTTCAATTCAAATTACATTAGAAATTCATCAACGACGTATACGGTCTCTTCTTCAAATAATGCTCATGCTTCACTTGGTGCTTGTTACGTGACTAAAGTGGAAATTCTTAGGGCCCTTGAATCCACGGACACTAAAAAGGGACCGGGTCCTGATGCTATACCACCGATGTTCTTTAAGATATGTGCGTCACAATTAGTTGAGCcgctttatataatttttaacaaatcacTTACAGCTGGAGTATTTCCCTTAAAGTGGAAAACTGCCCATATAACACCGGTTCATAAAAAAGGAGATCTTACTAACATAATTAACTTCAGACCGATTTCGATTCTTTCATTTTTGGGTTTGTTATTTGAATCTTTGGTACAAAAacatctttattttcattttaaatccctatttaaTATCCATCAACACGGTTTTTTGCCTGGTCGCTCAACTGTCTCTAACCTTTTAGGGTATGTGGATGATATAACGGCAGCACTTGAGAATAATTATGAGGTCCATGCTGTATATACCGACTATTCTAGAGCATTTGATGTAGTTGATCACAACTTACTTTTACAGAAGCTTGCTCATGCCGGAATATGCGGTTCATTACTGAGGTGGTGTGAATCATATTTGAGAAATCGTTCCCAGCTTGTGGTAGTTCGTGGTTTTAAATCTCAACCTAAATCAGTCCCTTCAGGTGTACCACAGGGCTCGCACCTTGGtcctttattctttttaatatttgttaacgATCTTTGCTCCAACATTGATACGGAACATAGAATGTTTGCTgatgatttaaaattgtacCGTGTAATTAAATCGGAGGAGGACGTCACAATGTTGCAGGATGATCTAAACAAACTCAGTCAGTGGACTCTTGATAACAAAATGCTCTTGAATCCCAGCAAGTGTTATCTTATAAAATTCACACGCAAAAGAAACTCCCCTAATACACCATATACAATCAATGGTTCTGACCTTCAGGAAGTTGAAAATATTCGAGATCTTGGGGTAATGTTGGATCAAAAATTGGATTTTAGAGATCATATTGACTGTGTGGTTGGGAAGGCTTCCAAATTGGCTGGATTTGTAATACGACAGACTAAAGTCTTTAACGCGCCTGAAATTCCTAAACTACTTTTCAACTGTTATGTTAGAAATATTCTTGAATATTGCAGTCCAATTTGGAATCCATCATGCGAAATACACGTCAATAGAATTGAACGAATACAAAAACGGTTTTTATATCACCTGACCTTTTCAAAAAACCTATGTAATCAGTTACCCTCTTACCAGTTGAGACTTGAGCACTTCAAACTAATTTCACTCCAGCAGCGTCGTTTAGCCGCTGATATGTTACTCTTGCATAAAATTGTCACGGGCAAAATTGATAACTCTGATCTTCTTAATAGACTAGCTTTTTCTATACCTAGATCTAGCAGTCGCCTACACAACCGTGTTGTCTTCCATTTGCCTCATTGTCGTACTAACTATCGCCAAAATTCATCATTAATTCGTATGTGCACTCAATATAATAGTATTTGTCATGAGTTAGATATCTTCAATGTAtcaacaaattttatcaagaaAGTATTATTGTCAACACAAACCAATGAGTCatggtaggtacttttatttttatcataattttattattgtttttctttcaatatgaattcatgttttttttttcctttttaagtACTAAGagctaattaatttttatgtgcatGCTGTGTTCACTCTTAGAAAGTTGTACAATTTACatgttttcaaaatatctattttactATGTTTGTAATGATTGTAACAACTAGTTTgtgaaccaaataaaaaaaaaaaaaaaaaaaaaaaaaaaaaaaaaaaaaaaaaaaaaaaaaagagctaTCCTAATTGAAACATACAAGTTCGGAACAGCACTCGTCAACAACTCTCATCATTTATTCGTCACCCATCGAACTCTGATTATTCCATTCCCATGAAAACGATACAATAATAATCACTATCGATTCGGACCGCCATACGGCAGTTCTCATAACTGTTAAGAAATGTATAAGGCACAGTTTAAAAGGCATAATATGCTTAAGGCTATTGATTACACATTGTATCTTtaagtgagggaaaacattgcaGGGAATCAACAAATTTAGGGTAAGGTTCCCTTGCGAAGGTTCATATTCATatcgtgccgtgccgtgtggttcccgacagtgccgtgtggttcccgacagtgccgtgtggttcccgacagtgccttgtggttcccgacagagccttgtggttcctgacagtgccgtgtggttcccgacagtGTCTTATGGTTCCCGACAGAGtcttgtggttcccgacagtgccttgtggttcccgacagtgccttgtggttcccgacagtgccttgtggttcccgacagtgccttgtggttcccgacagtgccgtgtggttcccgacagtgccttgtggttcccgacagtgccttgtggttcccgacagtgccttgtggttcccgacagtgccttgtggttcccgacagtgccttgtggttcccgacagtgccttgtggttcccgacagtgccttgtggttcccgacagtgccgtgtggttcctgacagtgccgtgtggttcccgacagtGCCTCGTTGTTCCCGACAGTGTCTTGTTGTTCCCGACAGAGCTTTGTGGTTCCtgacagtgccgtgtggttcccgacagtGTCTTGTTGTTCCCGACAgagccttgtggttcccgacagAGCTTTGTGGTTCCTGACAGAGCCTTGTGGTTCCtgacagtgccgtgtggttcccgacagtGCCTCGTGGTTCCTGACAGTGCCTCGTGGTTCCCGACAGAGCCTTGTGGTTCCTGACAGTGCCTCGTGGTTCCCGACAGAGCCTTGTGGTTCCTGACAGTGCCTCGTGGTTCCCGACAgagccttgtggttcccgacagagtcttgtggttcccgacagagccttgtggttcccgacagtgccgtgtggttcctgacagTGCCTCGTGGTTCCCGACAGAGCCTTGTGGTTCCTGACAGTGCCTCGTGGTTCCCGACAGAGCCTTGTGGTTCCTGACAGTGCCTCGTGGTTCCCGACAgagccttgtggttcccgacagagtcttgtggttcccgacagagccttgtggttcccgacagtgccgtgtggttcctgacagTGCCTCGTTGTTCCCGACAGTGCAAAGTGGTtgccgacaccaatacaaaaatttacaaattgtgaaCTACAATAGCGTTAAcactaatagcattatctgaCAGTCTACCTTTGGGTTCAGCTGAGCACCTTTGCTttagtgataataaataacactCGCCTCGCTGGTAGTGCACTTTCTTGAATACAATTGTATTTAGTGTAGTGTAGTGAGAACTTTATACTCACCAATGGAAGGTCTGACGATGCATACAGGCAGGTCTGCCTGGTTGTACACTATCGCCTCGGCGAGAGATTTCGTCAGCGTGTAAGGGTTCGGATGTTCACCCTGGGATGGAGAGGAattactgattttaaactttatatgcatacatacatcccTCGctgggtagacaaagctaacagtttgaataggccacgttaagctgtttggcttaatagaaattgagattcatatagtgacaggacgctagcctgtcgcctaaaagaagaattccaactttataagcctatcctttagtcgccttttacgacatccatgggaagagatggagtggtccgtattctttttccttttggtgccgggaaccacacggcacggcaccaaattttatatgagcaataagtattattttttaattataagctttcgcgttgcattataaatttataatattaaagacttttgactctgtctaccccgcgaaggatatagacatgactatatgtataggAATATTTGAAGAAGAAAATACTCAAAGCGTTTTTTCCAGTCCTTcagaaatacttaaattatttatttttgaaacacTATaaactaagtataatttaatgacGTCAAACActtcattaataattatatactaaAGTAATTTCTATATATGGTTTGTggtatagatatttatttattttgggtcTAAAGCACTATTCAATACATGTTtactaatttacaaaatatagatggctatatttttaagttagaaAACTCAAGCTGACGACCCAAGTtctaggccaatcagaaaacaATCATGATAAAACTgcaagtgtagaagaagcgacgAAACAAACTGTCTTTTAAATGAATCTATTGCTGATGGTAAGCGGATACCTGTAACGTGCCACTAATAGACTCCACGGTCTCTGGAGGCAGAAGCTTGGTGCACCTGACAATGCTGTCAGGGTCATAGGGCGGGGGGTACACCAGCTCATCGATGTGGGAGCGCGGCGCGTTGCTGTAGGCGGTCGACACGTGGACCAGGGCCTGCGGGGTGATGTGAcgttcaatacatacatataatcacgtctatatcccttgcggggtagacagagccaacagtcttgtaaagactgatagcccacgttcagctatttggctttaacatagaattgagattcaaatagagacaggttgcgggtccatcgcctaaaaaagaatcccaagtatgtaagcctatcccttagtcgccttttacgacgtccatgggaaagagatggagtggtcctaatcttttttgtattgttttgtaatgacTTTGAAGAAGAAAGATCATTGGCAGTGAGAGTATATTTGATGATGACCAGTGAAGGTCCCAATAGAGCTCCTTGCGGCACACCAGCTCTTGAAATTCTGGTCATTTGGGTTTAACGACGTTTTTAGGTCGTCGACGTAGGTATTAAGAGCGATGCCCTTCTGAATAAATGATATTCATGAATAATGAAGGTCTCAAAATAGCACCTTGCGGCACCATATTTATATTCAGACTATTTGTAAACGAATTTATTCCCTCCAAAGCTAGTAAAATGTGGAAGCGCAGGATATTGCTACACTTTTAACACGTGACTTGAGCATGTGACATTGggaaaaaagagaataggacccaGAAGAAAACCTTGCAATACCCTATTTTTCTTTAGACCATATGATTGACCCATGATGTGGTAGCGTTGTCATGTGGCTTAGAATATGTGCTTGAGAGATCATTTAACATTGGTAGAATCTTTGATCGAACAGAAAACGACACAAGAAAAGCACCCTGTCTTGAAGTGTCGCTTATTATTTTAgggatttgtaaaataaaaatacggagctgtttttgaataaaatttgactaTATTCGTAAAtggaaaagagaaaaaaacaaaacacaatcgGACGCGTGCATTGCGTCAACGCGGCTCAAAAGAGGATGAATAGGAGCTTCAACATGCCCCCGGGCGTTGAAAGCTATAGGTTCGAGCTTTCAACCCGTCGTAGAAAATACTGGTAATGGGCATATTTTGCTAAATGCCCTGCGGATCACACCAGCTGCTGTTCTTATATCGGCGACGCGCGCGATGCCATCAAGTCCAGGGTGAATTGCCACGACTCGTCCTAATCTCCATTTTAGCGGCGGGAGGTTATCATCCTTCACCACTACTAAAGTGTCCAGCTTCAGATTATCCTGACTAGTACGCCACTTTGTCCTTTGCTGAAGTTCAGCTATATATTCTTTGCTCCAACGAGCCCAAAAATGCTGGCGTAATTGCTCAATTCGTTGAAATCTAGTCAAGTGATCAAAGGACTTAGTTCGGTAATCATCTTGTGGTAAGGATGTAAGAGGACGTCCAATAAGAAAATGGCCTGGAGTCAACGGAGACAGATCAGTAGGATCCGATGAGAGCGGTGTAATCGGCCGGGAGTTTAATACAGCTTCAATTTGTGTGAGCGTAGTGTATAATTCCTCATAAGTTAAATTACAATTGCCCAACACTCTATGCAAATGATACTTAGTCGACTTTACACCCGCTTCCCAGAGACCCCCAAAATGAGGCGCATGCGCGGGTATAAAATGAAAGTGAATGGATTCAGAAGCTGCACTATCACTCAAAGAATTACAgttatttttcagaaattcagaaatttctttataagCTCCAGTAAACGAGGTACCATTATCTGAATAAAGATCAGTAGGTTTACCTCTACGAGACATAAATCGGCGCAATGCgagtaaaaaattgttacttgTGAGGTCACCAACTAGCTCCAAGTGGATAGCTTTGGtggtaaaacaaacaaatagtgCAATATACACTTTCACTAACCTACAGCCACGACCTTGACGACTAGCACACATGAGTGGACCGGCATAGTCTACTCCAACACTTTGAAAAGGATAACCGTCTGGAGCGATGCGCTGCTGTGGTAAA
The DNA window shown above is from Amyelois transitella isolate CPQ chromosome 30, ilAmyTran1.1, whole genome shotgun sequence and carries:
- the LOC132903800 gene encoding uncharacterized protein LOC132903800; the protein is MCTRMKGKIVTPLMGNLPQQRIAPDGYPFQSVGVDYAGPLMCASRQGRGCRLVKVYIALFVCFTTKAIHLELVGDLTSNNFLLALRRFMSRRGKPTDLYSDNGTSFTGAYKEISEFLKNNCNSLSDSAASESIHFHFIPAHAPHFGGLWEAGVKSTKYHLHRVLGNCNLTYEELYTTLTQIEAVLNSRPITPLSSDPTDLSPLTPGHFLIGRPLTSLPQDDYRTKSFDHLTRFQRIEQLRQHFWARWSKEYIAELQQRTKWRTSQDNLKLDTLVVVKDDNLPPLKWRLGRVVAIHPGLDGIARVADIRTAAGVIRRAFSKICPLPVFSTTG